In Rheinheimera sp. MM224, one DNA window encodes the following:
- the trxA gene encoding thioredoxin TrxA gives MSEHILQVSDDSFEADVLKAAAPVLVDFWAEWCGPCKMIAPILNEVAQEYAGKVTVAKVNIDHNPGTPPKFGIRGIPTLLLFKNGQVAATKVGALSKTQLKEFLDSNI, from the coding sequence ATGAGTGAACATATTCTGCAGGTGTCAGATGACAGCTTCGAAGCCGACGTGTTAAAAGCTGCTGCCCCTGTCCTGGTCGATTTTTGGGCTGAGTGGTGTGGTCCATGCAAAATGATTGCACCTATCCTCAACGAAGTCGCGCAAGAATACGCAGGTAAAGTAACAGTGGCTAAGGTCAACATTGACCACAACCCTGGCACACCACCAAAATTTGGTATTCGTGGTATCCCAACTTTACTGTTATTCAAAAACGGTCAGGTTGCAGCGACGAAAGTTGGCGCTTTATCTAAAACTCAGTTAAAAGAGTTTTTAGACAGCAACATCTAA
- a CDS encoding S8 family serine peptidase translates to MPRTIHSLAGAILAALSSTPALAATAHLPAQSEHKPFATTTTATDAIAVYTIELKLDSALQQGQVDKAQHQAIKKQQTQFIDQMKNQFGQVKVLAQSVLFGNQVSVELSEQQAAQLADFAAVKKVSKLDPALNAQLLSTQPVPQQLHKFAASAELPAALAGEDGGKGVTIAVLSTGVDYTHKLLGGAGTAEAYQQAIKNAGAPYKGFPTAVVTSGRDFISDHPDFSFGYDDNPIESDLVYEVPGQGRYPTGRGTLLASYIHQLAPAAEIRAGKMYNIMAEDGEIAYLAGPNHAILTRALEWALDPNGDGDLSDKADVILLDFQFYGHGVYSQKDFSGDQLSLYPAAIQRAASTGSLVVVAQGEFESSNRFATPYQATAPAALAVGSSYNDGDIIKIDINSPHGPVRGELELLKPDVIATAKDITGAAVGAGEATATDQGSIYAAAHAAATGAILKGKHPKLSSVELKSLISTTANSTVMTPDGAAQAEVSWIGHGVVDVAAAQQSPLLAWDADTSQTGINFGLQEVPAHQSTTLTRHIYLRNLTDKALTYKIAINANQPERHKALSWQHAATITIEAGRSTLVPVSLTINSALLANWPMLTSEDYSAEKWRETELDGYIQLTSEGQPTSQLAWQVRARTKADIQKNYTSFTEYLSLDGHRSTIAAKYFDTYKALAQDFKNTSDKTVEYAVYPTLRQRTAMPVHLQESEGAVIKAVGNGVFPEASCSSGQKFSIATSFFQPKELAIGSYVERGGDLVAWEILKHDFTANNATLPANQALTNRTDADVVLRGFVSIDFTTGQPLGYYTDLSMEYDFNNPNGRYKPTKLPVRFTSDSSNVVVEYCLEELEPWGITPEDLNHNLGYIVSTDRDAMPEAYEPIMQFNPVNMGAIHITYEYDWFGNLIEKTDNQSNRVLLSPAPVAEPERVYTERLSLAPGESATITGINEGYCGFGYTCGKGFMLMALDSNFSLVADIKLGDAKSSIATPRAGQQFLTTEHTATGTSLGFIQLDSFGYFAQGGELASDRKHLLAMVDVLPGSPIRLTPEGELLVANADTLDFETQSELTFKVQARLGDDINSSAVPVTIKLQNLNDNAPQLSSTAQTSYQFTADQELSVSLQNWFSDADNDSVTLSLSALPAGLKYNAEQKLLHGTVSQSSTITITAADGDHKTTAELKLTVPEAPAKSSGGSINYLWLVLMAIAGAMRLGQRRSA, encoded by the coding sequence ATGCCAAGAACTATTCACAGTCTGGCGGGGGCTATACTGGCGGCGCTGTCGTCAACTCCTGCTTTGGCGGCGACGGCTCATCTGCCGGCTCAGTCAGAACATAAGCCTTTTGCAACCACGACTACAGCCACAGATGCTATCGCTGTTTATACCATTGAACTGAAACTCGACAGCGCTTTACAGCAAGGCCAGGTAGATAAAGCTCAACATCAGGCCATCAAAAAACAACAGACACAATTTATCGACCAGATGAAAAACCAGTTTGGCCAAGTCAAAGTGCTGGCACAAAGTGTGCTGTTTGGTAATCAGGTCTCTGTTGAGTTGTCTGAACAGCAGGCAGCGCAGCTTGCTGATTTTGCCGCTGTAAAAAAAGTCAGCAAACTTGACCCAGCGTTGAATGCTCAGTTGCTTAGCACGCAACCTGTTCCACAACAGCTGCATAAATTTGCTGCATCCGCAGAACTGCCGGCCGCGTTAGCAGGCGAGGATGGTGGCAAAGGGGTCACCATCGCCGTGTTATCCACAGGCGTGGATTACACTCACAAGTTATTAGGGGGCGCCGGCACAGCCGAAGCTTATCAGCAAGCCATTAAAAATGCGGGGGCTCCATACAAAGGCTTCCCAACCGCAGTGGTGACCTCAGGCCGGGACTTTATTTCTGACCATCCGGATTTCAGCTTTGGTTATGACGATAACCCTATCGAATCGGATCTGGTGTATGAAGTTCCGGGGCAAGGCCGTTATCCGACAGGCCGTGGCACTTTGCTCGCCTCCTATATCCACCAGCTAGCGCCTGCCGCAGAAATTCGTGCAGGAAAAATGTACAACATTATGGCAGAAGATGGCGAGATTGCTTATCTGGCAGGGCCTAACCATGCGATCCTCACACGGGCACTAGAATGGGCTTTAGATCCAAATGGTGATGGCGATTTATCTGATAAAGCCGATGTAATTTTGCTGGATTTTCAGTTTTATGGCCATGGCGTATATAGTCAGAAAGACTTTAGCGGCGACCAGCTTTCTCTCTACCCCGCGGCTATTCAGCGTGCCGCCAGCACCGGCTCTTTAGTGGTCGTCGCTCAGGGTGAATTTGAATCATCGAATCGCTTTGCCACTCCTTATCAGGCAACAGCACCGGCAGCTTTAGCTGTAGGCTCTTCTTATAACGATGGCGACATAATAAAAATTGATATCAACTCACCACACGGCCCTGTGCGTGGCGAGTTGGAACTACTCAAACCTGACGTCATAGCAACAGCCAAAGATATTACAGGCGCAGCCGTAGGTGCAGGTGAGGCCACTGCAACAGATCAAGGTTCTATTTATGCTGCGGCTCATGCGGCTGCGACCGGAGCCATACTAAAAGGCAAGCACCCTAAGTTAAGCAGTGTGGAGCTGAAATCGCTGATCAGCACCACAGCAAACTCAACAGTGATGACACCAGACGGCGCGGCTCAGGCTGAAGTCAGCTGGATTGGCCATGGTGTGGTAGATGTAGCAGCAGCACAACAAAGCCCTTTATTAGCCTGGGATGCTGACACCAGCCAAACCGGTATTAATTTTGGTTTACAGGAAGTGCCAGCTCATCAAAGCACCACTTTGACACGGCATATTTATCTGCGTAATTTAACCGACAAGGCTTTGACCTACAAAATTGCAATCAATGCCAACCAGCCGGAACGCCATAAAGCTTTAAGCTGGCAACATGCTGCCACTATCACTATAGAAGCAGGCCGCTCCACCTTAGTTCCTGTCAGCTTAACGATCAACTCTGCTTTACTGGCCAACTGGCCTATGCTGACGAGCGAAGATTACAGTGCTGAAAAATGGCGTGAAACTGAACTGGATGGTTATATTCAATTGACTAGTGAAGGCCAGCCGACCAGTCAATTGGCGTGGCAGGTTCGAGCCAGAACTAAAGCCGACATTCAAAAAAACTATACAAGTTTTACAGAATATCTGTCGTTAGATGGGCATCGCTCCACTATAGCTGCTAAGTACTTTGACACTTATAAAGCATTAGCTCAGGACTTTAAAAATACCTCGGATAAAACTGTCGAATATGCGGTTTACCCGACCTTAAGACAACGAACAGCTATGCCTGTGCATCTGCAGGAATCTGAGGGGGCTGTAATTAAAGCTGTAGGTAACGGCGTGTTTCCCGAAGCCAGTTGCAGCAGTGGTCAGAAGTTCTCTATAGCCACCAGCTTTTTCCAACCTAAAGAGCTGGCAATCGGCAGTTATGTCGAGCGTGGTGGCGATTTAGTGGCATGGGAAATTTTAAAACACGACTTTACAGCCAATAATGCCACTCTGCCGGCCAATCAGGCATTAACCAACAGAACGGATGCAGACGTAGTGTTACGTGGTTTTGTCAGTATCGATTTCACCACAGGTCAACCTTTGGGTTACTACACTGACCTGAGCATGGAATACGATTTTAATAATCCAAACGGTCGTTATAAACCTACTAAATTGCCTGTCCGTTTTACCAGCGATAGCAGCAATGTAGTGGTTGAATATTGCCTGGAAGAGCTGGAGCCTTGGGGTATTACTCCAGAGGATCTAAATCATAACTTAGGTTATATCGTCAGCACAGACCGTGACGCCATGCCGGAAGCTTATGAACCCATCATGCAGTTTAACCCTGTCAACATGGGTGCAATTCATATTACTTATGAATATGACTGGTTTGGTAATCTGATTGAAAAAACCGATAATCAGTCCAACCGGGTACTGTTAAGCCCAGCGCCTGTAGCTGAACCTGAACGTGTTTACACTGAACGCCTGAGTTTAGCTCCGGGCGAATCCGCCACCATTACTGGCATCAATGAAGGTTACTGCGGCTTTGGCTATACCTGTGGCAAAGGCTTTATGCTGATGGCTTTGGATTCCAACTTTAGTCTAGTGGCTGATATCAAACTGGGTGATGCAAAAAGCTCTATTGCAACCCCAAGAGCAGGCCAACAGTTCCTGACGACAGAACATACCGCAACAGGCACCAGTCTGGGTTTTATTCAGTTGGATAGCTTTGGCTATTTTGCTCAGGGTGGAGAGCTGGCATCTGATCGTAAGCACTTGCTGGCGATGGTGGATGTGTTACCAGGCAGTCCAATCAGACTAACTCCTGAAGGCGAATTGTTGGTGGCCAATGCCGACACTTTGGACTTTGAAACTCAATCTGAGTTGACCTTTAAAGTACAGGCTCGTTTGGGGGATGATATCAACTCATCTGCAGTACCAGTGACCATCAAATTACAAAACCTCAACGACAACGCCCCGCAGTTATCCAGCACAGCGCAAACCAGCTACCAGTTCACGGCCGATCAGGAGCTGTCTGTATCTTTGCAAAACTGGTTCAGTGATGCAGATAACGACAGTGTGACGTTGAGCCTGAGCGCTTTACCCGCAGGCTTAAAGTACAACGCAGAACAAAAGTTATTACATGGCACAGTCTCACAAAGCAGCACTATTACTATCACAGCTGCAGATGGCGACCATAAAACCACGGCCGAACTGAAACTGACAGTACCTGAAGCTCCGGCGAAAAGCTCTGGCGGCAGTATCAATTATTTGTGGTTAGTACTGATGGCAATAGCTGGTGCTATGCGCTTAGGTCAACGCCGATCCGCTTAA
- a CDS encoding S8 family serine peptidase produces MKYKSFYLAIAAISPLLAAQTVSDDALPNKLNKVTAATEKALSAASDDVYFVRFTAPALANSALATQGTLNAKSAGSKNYVQQLKRQQHSQLQQASKALKRPLQTVTTYQYSVNAAVVKMDADTAKLLAKQPGIAGVEKRQMHYLMTDSGPNYIGAAKVWAGEQGVTATKGENVIVGILDTGINTDHPSFADIGADGYDHQNPLGEGNYLGDCQLYAQYCNDKLIGVVSFPAIINQYPVLLDPKYADLAERTQIGYDFNGHGSHVASTVAGNELRQVPAINPVGDEAEFRFPMVSGVAPHANIVSYQVCFPGQADDGLVGCFPDLAIQALEHAIMNGVQVINYSVGGPVEDPWNSTQALAFLNARAFGLHVATSAGNSGPDASTVRSPGNAPWLTSVAAATHDRAFTDKTISLPSGATLTGKGATSAVSGLLVDASTAGDGNCMQPFAAGTFDGKIVVCRRGEIARVEKGRNVKAGGALGMVLINVEGGANTVDADLHSLPAIHLSIADGAVLLAELTTAGIQVNIGASEMTQDASKGSILGGFSSRGPALPYDSYLTPALSAPGVGIYAAFARYQPFNNTKAEADYGMLDGTSMASPHVAGALALLKALHPDWTPAQAQSALMLTANTAVRQDDNLDGTTEQATPFEMGAGMVQVHEAAKAGLLLDVSKDEYLAEDPKLGGDPTQLNIPSLVQADCLLSCSWTRTVTATKLGSWQSSAEMIQGAMDISVSPASFSLAAGESQQLVITASFNAQSKTGWQFASLVLTEGQQKLKMPVSVKFKAGVGPEQSILTAQQGSGSALVSGFVSATSPAELQVQNIGLVKAQKYSFELKAPMTEPTGNDWARIPDFTHAIPLQVTSDTQRLHVAVRKTTTQDLDFYIGRDLNLNGRPDAEEFYGLICTSAEPDNNELCNLTLPEPGSYWLAIHNFQGSAPGATDQIEISVAQSDSAEQPDNLQATVVASSATEYSVKLDWQLPESDTDELWIADTVLTNPQGDLASVLQINLQQQQSLVKLSGSKTTELAGKALSYQLQIAANSSGQARTLQLEAQLPAGWTLSGATVNDNSIELTQAAGAAAQTIDLTLTPDNATRLGDISWSLQYQQNDMSAVIQAPTVKVLAELKLSINGQSNASLTAKAGDTVTVAAVSSRTEAVSYQWTQTSGPTVTLSGDKTGTVSLKAPEVQQDSTVVLQLKAISAEDESTATATVNIALKAPQKKSSGSLGWFSLMLLLVPVSRRLKR; encoded by the coding sequence ATGAAATACAAAAGTTTTTATTTAGCAATAGCGGCCATAAGCCCGTTATTAGCAGCGCAGACCGTCAGTGATGATGCGCTGCCCAATAAACTTAACAAAGTGACAGCAGCGACAGAGAAAGCCTTGTCTGCTGCATCCGATGATGTCTATTTTGTCCGTTTTACTGCGCCGGCTCTGGCCAATTCAGCCTTAGCCACTCAAGGTACGCTCAACGCCAAATCCGCCGGCAGCAAAAATTATGTGCAACAATTAAAGCGTCAACAACACTCTCAGTTGCAGCAGGCCAGCAAAGCGCTAAAACGTCCACTGCAGACAGTGACCACTTACCAGTACAGCGTCAACGCTGCAGTGGTGAAGATGGATGCAGACACCGCAAAACTACTCGCTAAGCAACCAGGCATAGCTGGAGTAGAAAAACGCCAAATGCATTATCTGATGACAGACTCTGGCCCCAACTACATTGGTGCCGCCAAAGTATGGGCAGGTGAGCAAGGAGTTACCGCCACTAAGGGTGAAAACGTTATAGTGGGTATTCTGGATACTGGTATTAACACCGATCACCCGAGTTTTGCCGATATTGGCGCTGATGGATACGACCACCAAAACCCGTTAGGTGAAGGTAACTATCTGGGCGACTGCCAGCTGTATGCCCAATACTGCAATGATAAATTGATTGGGGTGGTTAGTTTCCCGGCCATTATTAATCAGTACCCTGTTTTGTTGGACCCTAAATACGCTGACCTGGCTGAGCGTACTCAGATAGGTTATGACTTTAACGGTCACGGCAGCCATGTTGCCTCTACTGTGGCAGGTAATGAGTTGCGTCAGGTGCCAGCTATTAACCCAGTCGGAGATGAGGCGGAGTTCCGCTTCCCTATGGTCAGCGGTGTTGCTCCTCATGCCAATATCGTTTCCTACCAGGTTTGTTTCCCAGGTCAGGCCGACGATGGGTTAGTCGGCTGTTTTCCAGACTTGGCTATTCAGGCACTTGAACATGCCATTATGAATGGCGTACAAGTGATCAACTACTCGGTCGGTGGACCTGTAGAAGATCCATGGAACTCAACTCAAGCTTTGGCTTTTTTAAATGCCAGAGCTTTTGGTTTGCATGTAGCAACATCGGCAGGTAACTCAGGCCCGGACGCCAGCACTGTGCGCAGCCCAGGCAACGCACCTTGGTTGACCTCTGTGGCTGCTGCCACTCATGATCGTGCTTTTACCGATAAGACTATCAGCCTACCCAGTGGAGCCACTCTGACAGGCAAAGGTGCCACTTCCGCTGTCAGCGGTTTGTTAGTGGATGCCAGTACAGCTGGTGATGGTAATTGTATGCAGCCTTTTGCTGCAGGCACCTTTGACGGCAAAATTGTAGTCTGTCGCCGTGGCGAAATAGCACGGGTCGAAAAAGGCCGTAATGTCAAAGCAGGTGGTGCTTTGGGTATGGTGCTGATTAACGTTGAAGGCGGTGCAAATACAGTAGATGCCGACCTGCATTCCCTACCTGCCATTCACTTGAGCATAGCTGATGGTGCGGTGCTGTTAGCCGAACTTACGACAGCAGGTATTCAGGTCAATATAGGCGCATCTGAAATGACCCAGGATGCCAGCAAAGGCAGCATTTTAGGTGGTTTTTCTTCACGTGGTCCGGCATTGCCTTATGACAGCTACCTGACACCAGCTTTATCAGCACCAGGTGTGGGTATTTATGCCGCCTTCGCCAGATACCAGCCTTTTAACAATACCAAAGCCGAAGCCGACTACGGCATGCTGGATGGTACTTCTATGGCCAGCCCTCATGTGGCCGGTGCTTTGGCTTTATTAAAAGCCCTGCATCCGGACTGGACCCCAGCTCAGGCCCAATCCGCTTTAATGTTGACCGCCAATACTGCTGTACGTCAGGACGATAATCTGGATGGCACCACAGAACAAGCCACGCCTTTTGAAATGGGTGCTGGCATGGTGCAGGTGCATGAAGCCGCTAAAGCAGGCTTGTTGTTAGATGTCAGCAAAGATGAGTATCTGGCTGAAGATCCAAAGCTGGGTGGCGATCCAACTCAATTAAACATTCCAAGCTTAGTGCAAGCAGACTGTTTATTAAGTTGCAGTTGGACCCGTACAGTCACAGCCACCAAATTAGGTAGCTGGCAGAGCAGTGCGGAAATGATTCAGGGCGCTATGGATATCAGTGTCAGCCCGGCAAGCTTCAGCTTAGCTGCAGGTGAATCACAGCAACTGGTGATTACGGCAAGTTTTAATGCTCAAAGTAAAACCGGCTGGCAATTTGCTTCATTGGTACTGACTGAAGGCCAGCAGAAGCTGAAAATGCCTGTGTCTGTTAAATTTAAAGCGGGTGTAGGCCCGGAGCAAAGCATACTGACAGCACAACAGGGCTCTGGCTCCGCCCTGGTGTCAGGTTTTGTCTCAGCTACGTCACCTGCAGAACTGCAAGTGCAAAATATTGGCTTGGTCAAAGCGCAAAAATACAGCTTTGAACTGAAAGCTCCAATGACGGAACCAACGGGCAATGACTGGGCCAGAATCCCTGATTTCACCCATGCAATTCCGTTGCAAGTGACGTCAGATACACAAAGGCTGCATGTGGCTGTACGTAAAACCACCACTCAGGATCTGGATTTTTATATAGGCCGGGATTTAAATCTGAATGGTCGCCCTGACGCCGAAGAATTCTATGGACTGATTTGTACCAGTGCAGAACCAGATAACAATGAACTTTGTAATCTGACCTTACCTGAACCAGGCAGCTACTGGCTTGCTATACATAACTTCCAGGGTAGTGCGCCGGGCGCCACTGACCAGATAGAAATCAGTGTTGCGCAATCCGACAGTGCAGAACAGCCTGACAATCTGCAAGCTACTGTTGTGGCGTCTTCTGCTACTGAATACAGCGTTAAGCTGGACTGGCAGTTACCGGAAAGTGACACAGATGAATTGTGGATAGCGGATACAGTACTGACCAATCCGCAAGGTGACTTGGCCTCTGTATTGCAAATCAACCTGCAACAACAACAGAGCTTAGTAAAACTGAGCGGCAGCAAAACCACTGAACTGGCGGGCAAAGCGTTAAGCTATCAATTGCAGATTGCGGCCAATAGCTCAGGACAGGCCAGGACGCTGCAGTTAGAGGCTCAATTGCCAGCAGGCTGGACCTTGTCAGGCGCAACAGTGAATGACAACAGCATCGAACTGACGCAAGCCGCAGGTGCCGCAGCTCAGACTATTGATCTGACCTTAACCCCTGACAATGCAACACGACTGGGCGACATTAGCTGGTCGCTGCAGTATCAGCAAAACGATATGTCAGCTGTTATCCAAGCACCTACAGTGAAGGTATTGGCTGAACTGAAGCTCAGCATTAACGGTCAGAGCAATGCCAGTCTGACTGCAAAAGCCGGTGATACAGTCACTGTTGCAGCAGTTAGCAGCAGAACTGAAGCGGTTAGCTACCAGTGGACTCAAACTTCAGGCCCAACAGTCACCTTGAGCGGAGATAAAACAGGCACTGTGAGTCTGAAGGCGCCAGAAGTGCAACAAGACAGCACTGTAGTTCTGCAATTAAAAGCCATCAGTGCAGAAGATGAAAGCACAGCCACAGCAACCGTCAACATAGCGCTGAAAGCACCACAAAAGAAAAGCAGTGGTAGTTTAGGCTGGTTCAGTCTGATGCTGTTGTTAGTGCCGGTAAGCAGAAGATTAAAACGTTAA
- the rhlB gene encoding ATP-dependent RNA helicase RhlB has translation MNKTHLTQHKFADFALAPQVLAALAAQGYDHCTPIQAQCLPLALAGKDIAGQAQTGTGKTLAFLTATFHHLLTHEPKAKGQPRAIIMAPTRELAVQIHHDAQALAKTSGLKLALIYGGEGYDSQRQLLEQGADILIGTTGRLIDYLKQGLYDLSQIQVVVLDEADRMFDLGFIKDIRFMFRRMPPVTERLSLLFSATLSYKVQELAFEQMNQPVHIHVAPEQMTGSRISEELFYPSDEHKMKLLLTLMEEEWPDKAIVFANTKHSCEDIHAWLEADGHRVGLLTGDVIQKKRLRILEDFTSGKLDILVATDVAARGLHIPMVSHVFNYDLPDDCEDYVHRIGRTGRAGESGKAISFACERYALNLTAIEDYIRHAVPVTQYDTSALLEDLTVPKPRVRRRPGQARSGGRPNQNGPRNPRSRPR, from the coding sequence ATGAATAAAACACACTTAACTCAGCATAAATTTGCCGATTTCGCATTGGCTCCACAGGTTCTTGCCGCTTTGGCCGCGCAAGGTTATGACCATTGTACTCCAATCCAGGCTCAATGTTTGCCTCTTGCGTTAGCTGGCAAAGACATTGCGGGCCAGGCACAAACAGGTACTGGTAAAACTCTCGCCTTTCTGACGGCAACTTTCCATCATTTGTTAACCCATGAGCCAAAGGCTAAAGGGCAACCTCGTGCCATCATTATGGCTCCTACGCGTGAGCTGGCTGTTCAGATCCATCATGACGCTCAAGCCTTAGCTAAAACTTCAGGTTTAAAGCTTGCTTTGATTTATGGGGGCGAGGGTTACGATTCTCAACGCCAATTGTTGGAACAAGGCGCAGATATTTTAATTGGCACCACAGGTCGTTTAATTGATTACCTGAAACAAGGCCTGTACGACCTGTCACAAATTCAGGTGGTGGTACTGGATGAAGCCGATCGCATGTTCGATTTAGGCTTTATTAAAGATATCCGTTTTATGTTCCGTCGTATGCCGCCAGTGACTGAACGTTTGAGCTTATTGTTCTCTGCTACTTTGTCTTACAAGGTGCAGGAACTGGCGTTTGAGCAGATGAACCAGCCCGTGCATATTCATGTGGCGCCTGAACAAATGACCGGCTCACGTATTTCTGAAGAATTATTTTATCCGTCAGACGAACACAAAATGAAATTGTTGCTGACGCTGATGGAAGAAGAGTGGCCGGATAAAGCCATTGTTTTTGCTAATACCAAACACAGCTGTGAAGACATTCACGCCTGGCTCGAAGCCGATGGTCATCGTGTTGGTTTACTGACAGGTGATGTGATCCAGAAAAAACGTTTACGTATTCTGGAGGATTTCACCAGCGGTAAACTGGATATTCTGGTCGCGACAGACGTTGCCGCCCGCGGTTTGCATATTCCTATGGTTAGTCATGTATTTAACTACGACTTGCCAGACGATTGTGAAGACTATGTACACCGTATTGGCCGTACTGGCCGTGCCGGTGAAAGTGGCAAAGCCATCAGTTTTGCCTGTGAGCGTTATGCACTGAACCTGACGGCTATTGAAGACTATATTCGTCATGCTGTTCCAGTCACTCAATACGATACTTCTGCGTTGCTGGAAGATTTGACCGTGCCAAAACCACGGGTCAGACGTCGTCCGGGTCAAGCTCGCAGTGGTGGACGACCTAATCAGAATGGGCCAAGAAACCCACGTAGCCGCCCGCGCTAA
- the gppA gene encoding guanosine-5'-triphosphate,3'-diphosphate diphosphatase: protein MGQETHVAARAKSMDGAGKPTQHNDIYAVIDLGSNSFHMLMVKVVGGSVQVIGRVKRKVRLAAGLNDSLVLSKQAMTRGWECLALFAERLQDIPSANIRIVGTATLRLARNVKTFLVEAEAILGQPIQVISGEEEARIIYLGVAHTSNCDSNRLVIDIGGASTEIVVGQGFQPILLSSLNMGCVTFLERYFENNELSEANFNAAIAAAEREIRTISAQYLQQGWQNAVGASGTVQAMQEILVGQGKDEVITLPRLEAIMQQALACGHMDQLNLPGLAQERKQVFPSGLAILIALFRVLNISGMTLSGGALREGVLYSMLPQLQHQDVRARTMQSMMVRYYIDQQHAERVADMAATLADQLHQQWNLASFEGLAMLRSGALLHELGLLIEYKNHHHHGAYIISHAELPGFTRAQQQLLMALVYNHRADIHKEILSKQTMTSVLLAVRLTRLLRLSVILSMRRRHEVLPEVQITAQAEALTLTLPAGWLDHHPLMRAELEQEMLYQQQAGWQLAIE from the coding sequence ATGGGCCAAGAAACCCACGTAGCCGCCCGCGCTAAGTCTATGGACGGCGCAGGAAAGCCGACACAGCATAATGATATTTATGCTGTGATCGATCTCGGCTCCAATAGCTTTCATATGTTGATGGTGAAAGTGGTTGGCGGTAGCGTCCAGGTGATAGGCCGGGTCAAACGTAAAGTGCGTTTGGCCGCAGGTTTAAACGACAGTTTAGTCTTAAGCAAACAAGCCATGACCCGGGGTTGGGAATGCCTGGCTTTGTTTGCTGAACGTCTGCAAGATATACCTTCTGCAAATATCCGTATTGTTGGTACAGCCACACTTCGATTAGCCCGTAACGTCAAAACCTTTCTGGTTGAAGCTGAAGCTATTTTAGGCCAGCCTATTCAGGTGATTTCCGGCGAAGAAGAGGCCCGTATTATTTATCTGGGGGTAGCTCATACCTCCAATTGTGATTCGAACCGTCTGGTGATCGACATAGGCGGCGCTTCAACTGAAATAGTGGTAGGTCAGGGCTTTCAGCCTATTTTATTGTCCAGTCTGAATATGGGCTGTGTCACTTTTCTTGAGCGTTATTTTGAAAATAACGAATTAAGTGAAGCCAACTTTAATGCTGCTATTGCCGCTGCAGAGCGGGAAATTCGCACTATCAGTGCTCAGTACCTGCAGCAGGGCTGGCAAAATGCTGTAGGCGCTTCAGGCACTGTGCAGGCGATGCAGGAAATCTTAGTAGGTCAGGGCAAAGATGAAGTCATCACCTTGCCACGACTGGAGGCCATTATGCAGCAAGCTTTGGCTTGTGGTCATATGGACCAGTTGAATTTACCCGGCTTAGCTCAGGAACGTAAACAGGTATTCCCTTCTGGTTTAGCTATTTTAATAGCTCTGTTTCGGGTGCTGAATATCAGTGGCATGACCTTATCCGGCGGTGCTTTACGCGAGGGCGTGTTGTACAGCATGTTACCGCAGTTGCAGCATCAGGATGTTCGTGCCCGCACTATGCAAAGCATGATGGTGCGTTATTACATTGACCAGCAACATGCAGAGCGTGTGGCTGATATGGCCGCTACTTTGGCCGACCAACTGCATCAGCAATGGAATCTAGCCAGTTTCGAAGGTTTAGCTATGTTGCGCTCAGGTGCTTTATTGCATGAGCTGGGCCTGTTGATTGAATACAAAAACCATCACCACCATGGCGCTTACATTATTAGCCATGCCGAACTGCCAGGTTTCACCCGAGCTCAGCAGCAGTTGCTGATGGCTTTGGTGTACAACCACAGAGCCGATATTCATAAAGAAATTCTGTCGAAACAAACCATGACCTCAGTGTTGCTCGCTGTGCGGTTAACCCGTTTATTGCGGCTGTCGGTGATTTTATCGATGCGTCGTCGTCACGAAGTCTTGCCTGAAGTGCAAATCACAGCACAAGCTGAAGCTTTGACTTTAACTTTGCCTGCAGGCTGGTTGGATCATCATCCACTGATGCGTGCCGAGCTGGAACAGGAAATGCTGTATCAGCAACAGGCAGGCTGGCAGTTGGCTATAGAATAA